The Papaver somniferum cultivar HN1 unplaced genomic scaffold, ASM357369v1 unplaced-scaffold_32, whole genome shotgun sequence DNA segment CCAATGCCTTGTGACGTGTGAACTCTGCTAAACTTATGAATGTGTCATGAGCGTGATAAATCATACTAGTATATGATATCTCTTCCTTACATGGAAACCTAATATTTTTAGGGTTGTTTACGGTGCTCTTATCCATCACTATAAGTTTATTGCTTTATGATTGTTTATGCTCTGGTTAATTCTTCAACTACTACACTACAGGTTGGAGCTGGAACCTCAAAAAAGAATCGGTCAACTACAGGTACCGTCACCTTTATTCTAGAGTTTCTTTTTCTGATGTTGTTATAGATAGTCATGGGAAGATAAGCAATGCCTCAGTGATTAGATGTTTCTGGATGCAGTTTTACTCATTTCCTTCTTTCTTTTATGTGGCAAGCGATAGAGTTAGCACCATTATTTGGTTTAGGCGTTGTTAAGACTTAAAGAAACGCTCTTTCTAATTTAGTACAATATGCTCAGAGCAACTGATATGGATGGATAATACTAGCGTATATCTGGATCAGGTTTTACAGAGACATACAAAATCACAGGGTAATGAGTAATTCACATTGTGCTAGGGCTGAAAGAGAATTTAAGTCCTCTAGTTGTTTTGCTGGTAAAATTTGTAAGTTCAAGGAACAGTTAAACATTCATTCCTGACATACAACTTCTCCATAAGACTTTTAAGTTCACATCTTGGTCTGCAAAATGCACAGATGATTTCTATCATCTCATAAGGCACAAGGTTCGCCATGTAACCAACATAAATGCAAACCTGGTGATTAATCCTTGTGGAAAGGCATATCCATTTTATGGCACATTTGTTATCTCTGCTCCAGCATTTGTGCAAAGTCCTTTTCGTAGTTGCCTGATTTGTTAAATTTAATAGGTCACCCATAATTCTATTGATGTATTTTAATGTCGCAGCTAGTGCGAATGCTCTAAAGATGAGCTCTGAGCTTCTTCGGCTCTTCGTTGCAGGTACTCTTACCTGATCTCCTATGTATTTAGCTTCAAATTTTGTTCAGTTTTCTCAAGTCTTTTTCTTGTTGATGTAGAAGCCGTGCAGCGTGCTGCTACAATTTCTGATGCTGAAGGTGCTAGTAAAATAGAAGCAACTCATTTGGAGAGGATACTCCCACAACTACTTCTGGATTTTTGAGGTACTTCGGAATTCTTTCTCTCACATCCCCCTCTGAACAGTAAAATCCTTGTCTAGATGGTATGCCATGCTTATTACTGCCTTGATATCTCCCCCatatagttttcaaactcaagttTCTTGTGCAATGTTCTCACCCAAGGGGAAAAAATTATGAAGGACTTGCTATAAAATGTAAGAACATATATATAACCAGCGAGTACTAACGACTTCGTGAGTTAATTTACCATGAAAAAGATCATAATATCTTCTGCAATTACATATAGTTGGAGTTTATTTTATCTAGTTGGAAACAAAAATATACTCGTAACAACAAGACTCTTCTTACATACAAACTTAAGGAACTGCTGACATACTCAAGACTCTTCTTATTGACGCCTAATAGTAAGGCTTGGATTATAATGGATACAAACAGGGTAACATCAGATATTTCACCCACCATCTTAC contains these protein-coding regions:
- the LOC113341848 gene encoding protein MHF2 homolog isoform X1; its protein translation is MEDQNTFDSDLIHAIFKLVWNRKSIERERNEGTNNLDSEVGAGTSKKNRSTTASANALKMSSELLRLFVAEAVQRAATISDAEGASKIEATHLERILPQLLLDF
- the LOC113341848 gene encoding protein MHF2 homolog isoform X2; this encodes MEDQNTFDSDLIHAIFKLVWNRKSIERERNEGTNNLDSEVGAGTSKKNRSTTASANALKMSSELLRLFVAAVQRAATISDAEGASKIEATHLERILPQLLLDF